A stretch of Heterodontus francisci isolate sHetFra1 chromosome 44, sHetFra1.hap1, whole genome shotgun sequence DNA encodes these proteins:
- the LOC137355934 gene encoding probable G-protein coupled receptor 75 produces MDIQPSSIKEKLFFSMNTTPECIFPVLTNCSPGKNQTDVQTAIHRATLTTCTLLLMLVFCLGSYGNLIVFSSFFNSAFRKFRTHFDFMILNLSFCDLFICLITVPMFGFVMFFDNGNSMSDTFCFTFHLTNTGFVIMSLKTVAVIAVHRLRMVLGQQTNHSSSFVCTLLLTIVLWIISFTLATLSAITKYHSSKICVPLLGLINEDGKAILYTYVADFTLCVGIVAISYAMIAQTLHKNAQVRRCPVITVVDPKKPDCFVPPDGSGPSLYRKQNRSKAPHVQTHLYTYNQSKNAVTSNKKLEQTVNLSAVKDSKAVVTCIMILLSVVCCLPLGIALVHDVLSSESSFIIYQFELCGLTLVFFRSGLNPFIYSRNNSGLRKKVAWCMQLIALLLCCKQKTRLKAVGDGSLVVNRNKSSHHDTNSAYILSPKSQKKLADQACGPSNSKDVFTSVEYQQKAQSASTTINTRIEPYYSIYNSSISQEDSTPTGLQPKRYTLGSAQSYSGMYYHISKTSDFMQDCDSTSAKHIPIPSV; encoded by the coding sequence ATGGATATCCAACCATCTTCTATAAAGGAAAAACTCTTCTTCAGTATGAACACAACTCCAGAATGTATTTTTCCTGTGCTCACCAACTGCTCTCCAGGCAAGAATCAAACAGACGTCCAAACAGCAATCCACAGAGCTACGCTGACCACCTGCACCTTGCTGCTCATGCTGGTGTTCTGTCTAGGGTCCTATGGAAATTTAATTGTCTTTTCCTCATTCTTCAATTCAGCTTTCAGAAAATTTAGGACGCATTTTGATTTCATGATCCTGAATCTATCTTTTTGTGACCTCTTCATCTGCCTCATCACAGTCCCCATGTTTGGCTTTGTGATGTTTTTTGACAACGGGAACAGCATGTCAGACACTTTCTGTTTCACATTCCACCTCACTAACACTGGGTTTGTCATAATGTCTTTGAAAACAGTGGCTGTGATTGCTGTCCATCGTCTGCGAATGGTGCTCGGACAGCAAACTAACCACTCCTCCTCATTTGTCTGTACTCTCCTTCTTACTATCGTCTTGTGGATCATCAGTTTCACCCTGGCCACCTTGTCAGCCATTACTAAATACCACAGCTCCAAGATCTGTGTCCCGCTACTCGGGCTCATCAATGAAGATGGCAAGGCCATTTTATATACATATGTAGCGGATTTTACCCTCTGTGTGGGTATTGTTGCAATTTCTTACGCTATGATTGCTCAAACTCTGCACAAGAATGCACAGGTAAGGCGCTGCCCTGTGATTACAGTGGTTGACCCCAAAAAGCCCGACTGCTTTGTCCCTCCAGATGGATCAGGGCCCTCTTTATACAGAAAACAGAATCGGAGCAAAGCACCCCATGTGCAGACACACCTATATACATACAACCAAAGCAAAAATGCTGTCACTTCCAACAAGAAGCTAGAACAGACCGTGAACCTTTCAGCTGTTAAGGACTCCAAAGCAGTAGTGACCTGTATTATGATACTACTATCAGTGGTCTGCTGTCTGCCATTGGGCATAGCTCTGGTGCACGATGTCTTATCATCTGAGAGTAGTTTTATCATCTATCAATTTGAGCTTTGTGGATTAACCTTGGTGTTTTTTAGGTCAGGTCTCAACCCATTTATCTATTCCCGTAACAACTCTGGTCTTCGCAAGAAGGTGGCTTGGTGCATGCAGCTCATAGCCCTGCTGCTCTGCTGCAAGCAGAAAACCAGGTTGAAAGCAGTTGGGGATGGCAGCCTGGTTGTGAACAGGAACAAGTCTTCTCACCATGATACCAATTCGGCCTACATCCTCTCCCCCAAATCACAGAAAAAGCTTGCAGACCAAGCCTGCGGGCCAAGCAATTCAAAGGATGTCTTCACCTCTGTTGAGTACCAGCAAAAAGCACAGAGTGCCTCCACAACTAtcaacaccaggatagagccatacTACAGTATCTACAACAGCAGCATCTCCCAGGAAGACAGCACTCCTACAGGTTTGCAGCCCAAGAGGTATACTCTTGGCTCTGCTCAGTCCTACAGTGGAATGTACTACCACATCTCAAAAACATCAGATTTTATGCAGGACTGTGACAGCACTTCTGCCAAACATATCCCCATTCCATCTGTCTAG